In the genome of Raphanus sativus cultivar WK10039 chromosome 4, ASM80110v3, whole genome shotgun sequence, one region contains:
- the LOC108851113 gene encoding uncharacterized protein LOC108851113, protein MDGDYDGDCNKKGMNRIDLGGARGDDFGLKRVMDHSMNPEEKVEANKPILKITVPRFDNADLIASYDKTLIGRCMNPQKQDMKVLLFMLPRIWQVEERVVGTDLGLGRFQFVFQEEEDIAEVLKMEPFHFDYWMVSLVRWKPFRAAQTFRSVGEAIGKVQGEVDLREGRVRVELDGFKPLVFSMAIEFEEGVEIMVSLRYEKLFGFCKECFSMTHDQTRCPTMKKEVTLVEDEIGTKPVAGQQASSYKGAVTYGNGSADTGKEGQHYRANLKNGNKGKRIMRERPGPYKQAGSYHAYKERLPRGNGDGSSFRGRNYGYPDRRNGTQDGGFQHPRNGEDGHQKLMMDAFKSENRSSNQMGSQSTDVKKRGETPKACKALLFNEDTVLEVNKEEVAVDGSREKQNEMEAVQVQRVPEGMMVQTTKEDEKPDSNPLDDANLMVEGAILSDSELLVDVEEGEYQEWEQGEITDFMEEEEVVVQDKEVGSDVVEAQDQEIEADEMGEEGRDNNEETREKPPKKKGAKPGPLAIGGSMKMRLVQSLVSPRKKNVAKMGAKTGDKGAGASRKATMKPKTSE, encoded by the exons ATGGATGGCGACTACGATGGCGATTGCAACAAGAAGGGGATGAATCGAATCGATCTCGGTGGTGCAAGGGGCGATGATTTCGGCTTGAAGAGGGTTATGGATCATTCAATGAATCCAGAGGAGAAG GTTGAGGCAAACAAGCCAATCTTGAAGATTACGGTGCCTCGGTTTGACAATGCGGATTTGATCGCGTCTTATGATAAGACTCTCATTGGGCGGTGCATGAACCCTCAGAAACAAGATATGAAGGTCTTGCTGTTCATGCTGCCTCGTATATGGCAAGTTGAGGAACGTGTGGTTGGAACGGATTTGGGCTTAGGGCGGTTCCAATTTGTctttcaggaagaagaagacattgCTGAGGTACTCAAGATGGAGCCGTTCCATTTTGATTACTGGATGGTGTCTTTAGTGAGGTGGAAGCCG TTTAGGGCCGCTCAAACATTCAGAAGTGTGGGTGAGGCAATCGGTAAAGTCCAAGGAGAGGTTGACTTACGAGAAGGACGAGTTCGTGTGGAGCTCGATGGTTTTAAACCGTTGGTCTTCTCTATGGCAATTGAGTTTGAGGAAGGTGTGGAGATTATGGTGTCGCTAAGGTACGAAAAGCTGTTTGGCTTCTGCAAGGAGTGTTTTAGCATGACACACGACCAAACTAGGTGCCCTACGATGAAGAAAGAGGTGACGCTCGTGGAAGACGAGATAGGGACTAAACCGGTGGCGGGGCAACAAGCTTCAAGCTACAAAGGTGCTGTCACATATGGTAATGGTTCTGCTGACACAGGTAAAGAGGGGCAGCATTACAGAGCCAATCTGAAAAATGGAAATAAGGGAAAGAGAATTATGAGGGAGAGGCCGGGACCCTACAAGCAAGCTGGTAGCTACCATGCGTACAAAGAAAGGCTCCCCAGAGGAAATGGCGATGGGTCCTCATTTAGAGGCAGAAACTATGGCTACCCTGATAGGAGAAATGGGACTCAGGATGGTGGGTTTCAGCATCCACGAAATGGAGAGGATGGCCACCAAAAACTGATGATGGACGCCTTTAAAAGCGAGAATCGCTCTTCAAATCAGATGGGCTCTCAATCTACAGATGTGAAGAAACGAGGTGAAACTCCTAAAGCTTGTAAGGCTCTTCTGTTCAATGAGGACACAGTGCTAGAGGTAAACAAGGAGGAAGTAGCGGTAGATGGGTCAAGGGAGAAACAGAATGAGATGGAAGCGGTTCAAGTGCAACGGGTACCCGAGGGTATGATGGTGCAGACGACAAAGGAGGATGAGAAACCTGATTCAAACCCTCTTGATGATGCAAATCTGATGGTGGAGGGCGCCATTCTCTCGGATTCTGAGCTACTAGTTGATGTGGAGGAGGGTGAATACCAAGAGTGGGAACAAGGGGAGATCACAGACTTCATGGAGGAGGAAGAAGTGGTGGTGCAAGATAAGGAAGTTGGCAGTGATGTGGTGGAAGCACAAGACCAGGAAATAGAGGCTGACGAGATGGGAGAAGAGGGACGAGACAACAATGAGGAGACTCGTGAGAAGCCACCAAAGAAGAAAGGAGCAAAGCCAGGCCCACTAGCGATTGGAGGTTCTATGAAGATGCGCCTGGTCCAAAGTCTGGTCTCACCCCGCAAGAAAAATGTGGCCAAGATGGGAGCGAAGACTGGTGACAAAGGTGCGGGGGCATCAAGGAAGGCTACAATGAAGCCAAAGACATCTGAGTAA
- the LOC108849357 gene encoding uncharacterized protein At4g13200, chloroplastic — translation MSSFAVPLSSSSSLSNAYHQPSRVRFDFRNPRSMFEIRGIRLSGRVRRTSLKCNCCSKGNGGENENRNVLDAFFLGKALAEVINERIESAVGEVLGNIGRFQAEQQKQVQEIQGEVLERAKKAKERAARETVEAQGLVPESTNPKPAAGVVASVVTPTSIVESKAIRNDEKLPGFSGSSEPDIMDSSSSSDEDSD, via the exons ATGAGCAGCTTCGCGGTTCCActttcttcctcgtcctctctCTCCAATGCCTATCATCAACCTTCTCGTGTTCGCTTCGATTTCCGCAATCCTCGTTCCATGTTTGAGATTCGCGGGATACGACTAAGTGGGAGGGTTCGAAGAACATCTTTAAAGTGCAATTGCTGCAGCAAAGGGAACGGAG GTGAAAACGAAAACAGAAATGTGTTAGATgctttctttctgggaaaggcACTAGCTGAGGTTATCAACGAGCGAATTGAGTCCGCAGTTGGCGAAGTTTTGGGTAATATTGGAAGGTTTCAGGCTGAGCAACAGAAGCAAGTTCAAGAGATTCAG GGAGAGGTACTAGAAAGAGCCAAGAAAGCTAAAGAAAGAGCAGCTAGGGAAACCGTGGAGGCACAAGGACTCGTACCCGAATCCACAAACCCAAAACCAGCTGCTGGTGTTGTTGCCTCTGTTGTAACCCCTACCTCGATCGTTGAAAGCAAGGCTATAAGAAATGATGAGAAGCTGCCGGGTTTCTCCGGATCTTCAGAGCCCGACATTATGGATAGCTCGAGTTCTAGCGACGAAGACAGTGACTAA